A region from the Stutzerimonas stutzeri genome encodes:
- a CDS encoding FadR/GntR family transcriptional regulator: protein MSNNYHSATVEWLGSWIASGKVQPGEALKVEAGLCEELGVSRTVIREAIKTLVAKGMLDVGPKVGTRVTPVRSWNLFDVQVVGWLAENGLPESFVMDLIDLRRTIEPTAVRWACERATPKQIAEIQATYQALAASLGDKDEYNRADKLFHEAVLAASHNQFIERMVPALGALLAVSFEVSSTVPDELGLTLPLHKEIADAIASRDGARGVWACMTLIERAALTISRHYPELVVSRGEQTAP from the coding sequence ATGTCGAACAACTATCACAGCGCAACGGTGGAATGGCTGGGTTCCTGGATCGCCTCGGGCAAGGTCCAGCCGGGCGAGGCGCTGAAGGTCGAGGCCGGCCTTTGCGAAGAGCTGGGCGTGAGTCGCACCGTGATCCGCGAGGCGATCAAGACGCTGGTGGCCAAGGGCATGCTCGACGTCGGCCCGAAGGTGGGCACGCGGGTGACGCCGGTGCGCTCCTGGAACCTGTTCGACGTTCAGGTCGTCGGCTGGCTGGCCGAGAACGGCCTGCCGGAAAGCTTCGTGATGGACCTGATCGACTTGCGCCGGACGATAGAGCCGACCGCCGTGCGCTGGGCCTGCGAGCGCGCAACACCGAAACAGATCGCCGAAATCCAGGCGACCTACCAGGCGCTTGCCGCGTCCCTGGGCGACAAGGACGAGTACAACCGCGCTGACAAACTCTTCCACGAGGCAGTGCTGGCGGCCAGCCACAACCAGTTCATCGAACGCATGGTGCCGGCGCTGGGCGCCTTGCTGGCGGTGTCGTTCGAGGTGTCCTCGACGGTTCCTGACGAACTCGGACTGACCCTGCCGTTGCACAAGGAAATCGCCGACGCCATCGCCAGTCGCGATGGCGCGCGCGGGGTCTGGGCGTGCATGACGCTGATCGAGCGTGCGGCCCTGACCATCTCACGTCATTACCCGGAGCTCGTGGTGTCACGCGGCGAGCAGACTGCGCCATAA
- the ftsH gene encoding ATP-dependent zinc metalloprotease FtsH: MKDRAQFHINYWMIAILVFLGLQYLLSMQQEVATIPYSEFEQHLKDGRVEELAITERRIEGTLKEPLAGGQRRFIANRVEPQLAEHLQQYPVRYTGKVESTLVRDLLSWIIPAALFFGIWLFLLKRIGGGLGGGGMMQIGKSKARIYVETDMKVTFADVAGVDEAKDELKEIVEFLRDPKSYGRLGGRMPKGVLLVGPPGTGKTLLARAVAGEAKVPFFSISGSEFVEMFVGVGAARVRDLFEQARAQAPAIIFIDELDALGRARGAGPLSGGHDEKEQTLNQLLVEMDGFDTSSGLVLLAATNRPEILDPALLRAGRFDRQVLVDRPDKIGRVQILEVHLKKARLGTDVDPQAIAALTPGFTGADLANLVNEATLLATRRNAEAVAMEDFTTAIERIIAGLEKRNRLLNPREREIVAYHEMGHALVAMALPGVDPVHKVSIIPRGMGALGYTIQRPIEDRFLMTRDELENKMAVLLGGRAAEWLVFGHLSTGAADDLAKVTDIARAMVTRYGMSRRLGHMALEREPNAFLGNEAMLGLKPQHDYAESTAAAIDEEVQELVQSSFQRSLELLEARRALLERSAQRLLQQETLDGEALRELSAAVGDLPVQAAP; this comes from the coding sequence GTGAAAGACCGGGCCCAGTTCCACATCAATTACTGGATGATCGCCATCCTGGTTTTTCTCGGCTTGCAGTATTTGCTGTCGATGCAGCAGGAAGTGGCGACCATCCCCTACAGCGAGTTCGAGCAGCACCTCAAGGACGGTCGTGTCGAAGAGCTGGCGATTACCGAGCGGCGGATCGAGGGCACGCTCAAGGAGCCCTTGGCCGGCGGCCAGCGGCGCTTCATCGCCAACCGCGTCGAACCGCAGCTGGCCGAGCACCTGCAGCAGTATCCGGTGCGCTACACCGGCAAGGTCGAGAGCACGCTGGTGCGCGACCTGCTGTCGTGGATCATTCCTGCGGCGCTGTTCTTCGGTATCTGGCTGTTTCTGCTCAAGCGCATCGGTGGCGGCCTGGGTGGCGGCGGCATGATGCAGATCGGCAAGAGCAAGGCACGGATCTACGTCGAGACCGACATGAAGGTGACCTTCGCCGACGTGGCCGGCGTCGACGAGGCCAAGGACGAGCTCAAGGAAATCGTCGAATTTCTGCGTGACCCAAAGAGCTACGGCCGCCTCGGCGGGCGCATGCCCAAGGGCGTCCTGTTGGTCGGCCCGCCCGGCACAGGCAAGACGCTCCTGGCGCGCGCCGTGGCGGGCGAGGCGAAGGTGCCGTTCTTCTCCATTTCCGGCTCCGAGTTCGTGGAAATGTTCGTCGGTGTCGGCGCGGCGCGGGTACGCGACCTGTTCGAACAGGCGCGCGCCCAGGCACCGGCGATCATCTTCATCGATGAACTGGACGCCCTGGGCCGTGCTCGCGGTGCCGGGCCGCTATCCGGCGGCCATGATGAAAAGGAGCAGACGCTCAACCAGCTGCTGGTGGAGATGGACGGTTTCGATACCTCCAGCGGTCTGGTGCTGCTGGCCGCCACCAACCGTCCCGAAATCCTCGACCCGGCACTGCTGCGCGCCGGCCGTTTCGATCGTCAGGTGCTGGTGGACCGGCCGGACAAGATCGGGCGAGTACAGATCCTCGAGGTGCATCTGAAGAAGGCGCGGCTGGGCACCGATGTCGACCCGCAGGCCATTGCCGCGCTGACGCCGGGTTTCACCGGCGCCGACCTGGCCAACCTGGTCAACGAGGCGACGCTGCTGGCAACCCGGCGCAACGCAGAGGCTGTGGCGATGGAGGATTTCACCACCGCCATCGAACGCATCATTGCCGGCCTTGAGAAGCGCAATCGCCTGCTCAACCCGCGTGAGCGCGAGATCGTCGCCTATCACGAGATGGGTCACGCACTGGTCGCCATGGCGCTGCCGGGCGTAGACCCGGTGCACAAGGTCTCGATCATTCCGCGCGGCATGGGTGCGCTGGGTTACACCATCCAGCGGCCTATCGAGGACCGATTCCTGATGACCCGCGACGAGCTGGAAAACAAGATGGCCGTGCTGCTCGGCGGACGTGCCGCGGAGTGGCTGGTGTTTGGCCATCTGTCCACCGGCGCGGCAGACGACTTGGCCAAGGTGACCGATATAGCTCGGGCGATGGTGACCCGCTATGGCATGTCGCGGCGCCTCGGCCATATGGCATTGGAGCGCGAGCCTAACGCCTTTCTGGGCAACGAGGCGATGCTCGGTCTCAAACCTCAGCATGACTATGCGGAAAGTACTGCCGCGGCGATCGACGAGGAGGTGCAGGAGCTGGTGCAGTCCTCCTTCCAGCGCAGTCTGGAACTGCTCGAAGCGCGCCGGGCGCTGTTGGAGCGTAGTGCTCAGCGGCTGCTGCAACAGGAGACCCTGGATGGGGAGGCGCTACGCGAGTTGAGCGCCGCCGTGGGCGACCTTCCGGTACAGGCCGCGCCCTAG
- a CDS encoding YceK/YidQ family lipoprotein, which produces MQLCSTFLTILLLSGCATVRTMDAAKPGAPIIYSGTRLDWYSLNGGCCPLDRFGAEAPKYAALDLPASALLDTLLLPFALAAELGVGLGVRGGL; this is translated from the coding sequence ATGCAACTCTGCTCGACATTCCTGACCATCCTGCTGCTGTCCGGCTGCGCCACGGTACGCACCATGGATGCCGCCAAACCCGGTGCGCCGATCATCTATTCAGGTACCCGTCTGGACTGGTACAGCCTCAACGGTGGCTGTTGTCCTCTCGATCGGTTTGGTGCCGAGGCGCCGAAATACGCGGCGCTCGATCTGCCCGCTAGCGCCTTGTTGGACACGCTGCTGCTCCCCTTTGCCCTGGCGGCGGAGCTGGGCGTCGGGCTCGGTGTCCGCGGCGGGCTCTGA
- the ubiX gene encoding flavin prenyltransferase UbiX: MSGPERITLAMTGASGAQYGLRLLDCLIQEDREVHFLISKAAQLVMATETDVVLPAKPQAMQAFLSEYTGAAAGQIRVFAKEDWMAPPASGSGAPTAMVVVPCSTGTLSAIATGACNNLIERAADVALKERRQLILVPREAPYSSIHLENMLKLSNLGVTILPASPGFYHQPQTLDDLIDFVVARILNLLNIPQDMLPRWGEHHIVSDD; encoded by the coding sequence ATGAGCGGACCGGAACGCATCACCTTGGCCATGACCGGCGCCTCTGGCGCTCAGTACGGTCTGCGTCTGCTGGATTGCCTGATTCAGGAAGACCGTGAGGTGCACTTCCTGATTTCCAAGGCTGCGCAACTGGTGATGGCCACCGAGACCGACGTCGTGCTGCCGGCCAAGCCGCAGGCCATGCAGGCATTCCTTTCCGAATACACGGGCGCGGCGGCTGGGCAGATCCGCGTGTTCGCCAAGGAAGACTGGATGGCGCCGCCGGCTTCCGGCTCCGGCGCGCCGACGGCGATGGTGGTGGTGCCGTGCTCGACCGGGACCCTGTCGGCCATCGCGACCGGTGCCTGCAACAACCTGATCGAGCGCGCGGCGGACGTTGCGTTGAAAGAGCGTCGCCAGCTGATCTTGGTCCCGCGTGAAGCGCCCTATTCGAGCATCCACCTGGAGAACATGCTCAAGCTGTCCAATCTCGGCGTGACTATCCTGCCGGCATCACCCGGCTTCTATCACCAACCGCAGACCCTCGACGATCTGATCGATTTCGTCGTCGCGCGCATCCTCAACCTGCTCAACATCCCGCAAGACATGCTGCCGCGTTGGGGCGAGCACCATATCGTCAGCGATGATTGA